A part of Solibacillus sp. FSL H8-0538 genomic DNA contains:
- a CDS encoding M15 family metallopeptidase: MLLPENTSFILYDGYRPFQVQQYLFTHFSEQIKKQYPTYTEEEVLEETRKYVAFPSLEPGHSIPHLTGGAIDLTLGDLVGNALNLGTDFDAIDPKSATRYFEQHPNENEEALKYRRLLYNCMIAVGFTNYSEEWWHYDFGNATWARRIDAQQARYGAVVAEVQDNNVKECRYI; encoded by the coding sequence ATGTTATTGCCTGAGAATACTAGTTTTATTTTGTATGACGGGTATCGACCGTTTCAAGTGCAGCAATATTTGTTTACGCATTTTTCAGAGCAAATTAAAAAGCAGTACCCGACTTATACGGAAGAAGAAGTTTTGGAAGAAACACGAAAGTATGTGGCGTTTCCTAGCTTGGAGCCGGGACACTCTATACCGCATTTAACCGGGGGAGCGATTGATTTGACGCTTGGGGATTTGGTGGGCAATGCGCTGAATCTCGGTACAGACTTTGATGCAATCGATCCGAAATCAGCGACACGTTATTTTGAGCAACACCCAAACGAAAATGAAGAGGCGCTAAAGTATCGTCGTCTTTTATATAACTGTATGATAGCTGTTGGTTTTACGAATTATTCGGAGGAATGGTGGCACTACGATTTTGGAAATGCGACATGGGCCAGACGTATAGACGCACAACAAGCCCGCTATGGTGCGGTCGTAGCAGAGGTCCAGGACAATAATGTGAAGGAGTGTCGATACATATGA
- a CDS encoding DmpA family aminopeptidase, producing the protein MKKKVREMGIVIGKLPVGAKNCITDVAGVRVGHVTLDHKLDEGGEHACTGVTAILPHGGNLFQHKVTAASYVLNGFGKTAGLVQVNELGVIESPIMLTNTFGVPAVTQGTLQVMLDANAEIGDKTGTINIVVGECNDSHLNSIRACPVSPEHAIEAIHCASEEVAAEGAVGAGKGMICFGYKGGIGSASRVVKVEDQNVSYTVGCMVLSNFGYSSEFSANRYVVSTTQDASTLSPTDGSIMIVLATDAPLSSRQLTRVIKRCGIGLGRTGSHFSHGSGDIVIGFTTAHTIQHTTDELVETRTQLSEGHPVMNQLFTAAAEVTEEAILNSLSQAETTTGRDGHVVNAYVFAK; encoded by the coding sequence GTGAAGAAAAAAGTACGAGAAATGGGCATTGTGATTGGGAAGTTACCAGTGGGTGCGAAAAATTGTATTACAGATGTAGCAGGTGTGCGCGTTGGACATGTAACGCTTGATCATAAACTTGATGAGGGCGGAGAGCATGCATGTACGGGGGTAACGGCAATTTTACCGCACGGCGGGAATTTATTTCAGCATAAGGTAACCGCTGCGAGTTATGTGCTAAATGGCTTTGGTAAAACGGCGGGACTTGTGCAGGTTAATGAGTTAGGTGTTATTGAGTCACCAATAATGCTGACGAATACATTTGGCGTACCTGCTGTGACACAGGGGACGCTGCAAGTTATGTTAGACGCGAATGCGGAGATTGGTGATAAGACGGGTACGATAAATATTGTCGTAGGAGAGTGTAATGATAGTCATCTGAACTCGATTCGTGCTTGTCCAGTTTCGCCTGAGCATGCGATTGAAGCGATTCATTGTGCTTCAGAAGAAGTGGCTGCAGAAGGGGCAGTTGGTGCGGGAAAAGGGATGATCTGCTTCGGTTATAAAGGCGGCATCGGCTCGGCATCACGGGTTGTGAAGGTAGAAGACCAGAATGTATCATATACGGTTGGGTGTATGGTGTTAAGTAATTTTGGATATAGTTCTGAGTTTTCAGCAAATCGTTACGTTGTGTCGACTACTCAGGATGCGTCTACGTTATCGCCGACAGATGGCTCGATTATGATTGTACTGGCAACGGATGCGCCTCTTAGTAGCCGTCAACTCACACGTGTCATTAAGCGCTGCGGCATCGGTCTAGGGCGAACGGGCAGCCATTTTTCACATGGGAGTGGTGATATAGTGATTGGCTTTACAACGGCACACACTATTCAACATACGACGGATGAACTTGTGGAAACACGTACACAGCTAAGTGAGGGTCACCCTGTCATGAATCAGCTATTTACTGCGGCGGCAGAGGTTACAGAGGAAGCAATTTTGAACTCGCTCTCTCAGGCAGAGACGACAACTGGTCGAGATGGGCATGTTGTAAATGCTTATGTATTTGCAAAATAA
- a CDS encoding DJ-1/PfpI family protein: MTKNVLIIAGDAVEALEIYYPYYRCLEAGYDVTIAAPSVKKMQTVLHDFVDGVDTYIERPAYGLDSNAAFADINPEQFDGLIIPGGRAPEYIRLNEHVPAIVRHFFEAEKPVAAVCHAAQIFATIPDVLQGRELTAYIACKPEVQVAGATYIDANLHTDGNLVSGHAWPDLPGLMREFIRKLEE; encoded by the coding sequence ATGACGAAAAATGTATTAATTATTGCGGGCGATGCAGTTGAGGCGCTGGAGATTTATTATCCGTATTACCGCTGCCTAGAGGCGGGCTATGATGTGACGATTGCAGCACCTTCAGTGAAGAAAATGCAAACGGTACTTCATGATTTTGTCGACGGGGTCGATACATATATCGAGCGTCCTGCTTATGGCTTAGATTCAAATGCAGCCTTTGCGGACATTAATCCTGAACAATTTGATGGGCTCATTATTCCTGGTGGTCGTGCGCCAGAATACATTCGTTTAAATGAACATGTCCCAGCAATTGTGCGTCATTTCTTTGAGGCCGAAAAGCCGGTCGCAGCTGTTTGTCACGCGGCGCAAATTTTTGCGACAATTCCTGATGTGCTACAAGGACGTGAGCTAACGGCATATATTGCCTGCAAGCCGGAAGTCCAAGTCGCAGGTGCAACGTATATTGACGCAAACCTGCATACAGACGGCAATCTTGTCAGTGGTCATGCATGGCCTGACTTACCAGGGCTAATGCGTGAATTTATTAGAAAACTAGAAGAGTAA
- a CDS encoding ABC transporter ATP-binding protein — MEERRENKPSAKSFLHLLKRVKWPVKITLIALFLSVVETIAGLVVPLITSRLVDSLTLESFDWKIIGFLLVVFVLQAITGGFSFYMLTYIGEKVVANMREQLWAKILTLPIPYYDQHETGETMSRITQDTSTLKTLITQHFVQVISGVISIIGAIVLLLIIDWKMTLILLISVPISTAIILPLGRMMHNIAIKTQKEMASFSGLLGRILTEIRLVKSYRAEERETETGNAAIGRLFQFGLKEAKVQAFISPIMTLIMMGLLVVILGYGGSQVASGALTAGQLVAIIFYLFQIIIPFTQIATSFTAFQKAAGATERIQEIFAMDSEQVNGKSVEAITTLTFDKVAFQYNESRQILKDLSFGVQAGTVTALVGPSGGGKTTIFSLLERFYIPTDGTILVDNNDLQQLSLEEWRRKVGYVSQESPLLSGTIFENITYGLTEAPALEQVRQAARAANALTFIEELPAGFSTEVGERGIKLSGGQRQRIAIARALLYDSQILLLDEATSNLDSASEILVQEALHHLMKGRTTFIIAHRLATIVHADRILFIEKGQITGQGTHEELLESHALYHEYSTGQGLVSE, encoded by the coding sequence TTGGAAGAAAGACGAGAGAACAAACCATCTGCGAAGTCATTTTTGCATCTACTTAAACGAGTAAAGTGGCCGGTAAAAATCACATTAATTGCACTTTTTTTATCAGTGGTTGAAACTATAGCTGGTCTTGTCGTGCCGTTGATAACAAGCAGGTTAGTAGATTCCTTAACACTCGAGAGTTTTGATTGGAAAATAATCGGATTCTTGCTCGTTGTATTTGTGTTACAAGCCATTACAGGTGGATTTTCTTTCTATATGCTAACATATATCGGTGAAAAAGTTGTTGCCAATATGCGTGAACAGCTGTGGGCAAAAATATTAACATTGCCGATTCCTTATTATGATCAACATGAAACGGGCGAAACGATGAGCCGCATCACGCAAGATACATCGACGTTGAAAACACTCATTACGCAGCATTTTGTGCAAGTAATTTCCGGTGTGATTTCCATTATTGGAGCAATCGTTTTATTACTTATTATTGATTGGAAAATGACACTAATTTTACTCATTAGTGTACCAATTTCGACAGCGATTATCCTACCTCTTGGGCGAATGATGCATAATATTGCGATCAAAACACAAAAAGAAATGGCTTCCTTTTCCGGATTACTCGGTAGGATTTTAACAGAAATTCGTCTAGTAAAATCTTATCGCGCAGAGGAACGTGAAACAGAAACTGGCAATGCCGCAATCGGTCGTTTATTTCAATTTGGGTTAAAAGAGGCAAAAGTACAGGCGTTTATTTCACCGATTATGACACTGATCATGATGGGATTACTCGTCGTCATTTTAGGGTATGGTGGCTCGCAAGTGGCAAGTGGGGCATTAACTGCGGGCCAATTGGTGGCAATTATCTTTTACTTATTCCAAATTATTATTCCATTCACACAAATCGCCACGTCCTTTACAGCATTCCAAAAGGCAGCGGGAGCAACAGAACGCATTCAAGAAATCTTTGCGATGGACAGTGAACAAGTCAACGGAAAATCAGTGGAAGCAATTACAACACTTACGTTTGATAAAGTTGCATTTCAATACAATGAAAGCCGTCAAATACTCAAGGACCTGTCATTTGGAGTGCAGGCGGGTACTGTAACCGCCCTTGTTGGACCAAGTGGCGGCGGGAAGACGACCATTTTCTCTCTATTGGAACGCTTTTATATACCGACAGACGGAACCATTTTGGTCGACAACAATGATTTACAACAGCTTTCTTTAGAGGAATGGCGTCGAAAAGTAGGCTATGTTTCTCAAGAAAGCCCATTACTTAGTGGCACGATTTTTGAAAATATCACGTATGGTCTAACAGAAGCACCCGCTTTGGAACAAGTCCGACAAGCAGCACGGGCAGCGAATGCGTTAACATTTATCGAGGAATTACCAGCAGGCTTTTCGACAGAAGTTGGTGAGCGCGGCATTAAATTATCGGGTGGACAAAGGCAACGTATTGCGATCGCACGGGCATTATTGTATGATTCGCAAATTTTATTACTGGACGAGGCAACATCCAATTTAGACAGTGCCTCAGAAATTTTAGTACAAGAAGCGTTGCATCACTTAATGAAAGGTCGTACAACGTTTATCATTGCGCATCGTTTAGCTACGATTGTTCATGCAGACCGGATTTTATTTATTGAGAAGGGGCAAATAACGGGGCAAGGAACGCATGAGGAATTATTAGAATCGCATGCTTTATACCATGAATATTCTACAGGACAAGGACTAGTGAGTGAATAA